From one Geoalkalibacter halelectricus genomic stretch:
- a CDS encoding beta-ketoacyl-[acyl-carrier-protein] synthase family protein, whose protein sequence is MKRRQPVAITGAGCLCAAGPDLAACMEALFRGQRKPAPPELFSAGHAVKYPVFEVPESFFPASMPADPDMLRTARLARAASAEALADAGWEAADLERLKVGVIVGTTVGSAMNNEAFYREYRDGGSPGMEPIGRFLAANPAAAVADYFGFRGPVQTIVNACSSGTDAVGIAAQWIRAGLCDLVLAGGADELCRTTYNGFISLMITDSEPVRPFDLKRKGLNLGEGAGMLVLESDALIQRRPDRVRAWLAGYGGACDAYHLTAPHPEGSGLKHALSEALDAAGCQPEDIAFINAHGTGTPDNDRVESRTLADVFPGIPFLSTKGFTGHTLGAAGGVEAALTLVCLEQERIPANIGFSEPDPDLPACPVAVETIVAGRFALSQSLAFGGNNAVIVMAKGERR, encoded by the coding sequence ATGAAACGTCGACAACCCGTCGCCATAACGGGAGCCGGTTGCCTGTGCGCTGCCGGGCCCGATCTTGCCGCCTGCATGGAAGCGCTTTTCAGAGGTCAAAGAAAGCCCGCTCCGCCTGAGTTGTTCAGCGCCGGGCATGCGGTGAAATATCCGGTATTCGAGGTGCCGGAGAGTTTTTTCCCGGCGTCGATGCCCGCTGATCCCGATATGTTGCGCACGGCGCGCCTGGCGCGGGCCGCATCGGCGGAAGCTCTGGCTGATGCCGGTTGGGAGGCGGCTGACCTGGAAAGGCTCAAGGTCGGGGTTATTGTGGGAACGACGGTCGGCAGCGCAATGAACAATGAAGCGTTTTACCGCGAATACCGCGATGGCGGTTCGCCCGGCATGGAGCCCATCGGCCGTTTTCTGGCCGCAAACCCTGCCGCGGCCGTTGCCGATTATTTCGGATTCCGGGGGCCGGTGCAAACAATCGTTAATGCCTGCTCCTCAGGGACCGATGCCGTGGGGATCGCCGCCCAATGGATTCGTGCGGGCTTGTGTGATCTGGTTCTAGCCGGCGGCGCCGATGAGCTGTGCCGTACGACTTATAATGGTTTTATTTCGTTGATGATTACCGATTCTGAACCGGTACGGCCTTTTGATCTTAAGCGCAAAGGGCTGAATCTTGGGGAAGGTGCCGGCATGCTGGTGCTGGAAAGTGACGCCTTAATCCAGCGGCGGCCAGATAGGGTGCGCGCCTGGTTGGCCGGTTACGGCGGCGCTTGCGATGCCTATCATCTTACGGCGCCGCACCCTGAGGGATCGGGTCTGAAGCATGCATTGAGCGAAGCCCTGGATGCGGCAGGCTGCCAGCCGGAGGATATTGCGTTCATCAATGCCCACGGCACCGGCACTCCCGACAATGACCGCGTAGAGAGCCGCACCTTGGCTGACGTTTTTCCAGGCATCCCGTTTCTTTCCACGAAAGGCTTTACCGGCCACACCCTTGGCGCCGCAGGCGGAGTTGAAGCCGCTTTGACGCTGGTTTGCCTGGAACAGGAGCGCATCCCGGCGAACATCGGTTTCAGCGAGCCCGATCCTGATCTGCCTGCTTGCCCCGTGGCTGTGGAGACCATCGTCGCGGGGCGTTTTGCCCTATCGCAATCATTGGCCTTCGGCGGCAATAATGCGGTTATTGTGATGGCGAAAGGAGAGAGGCGATGA
- a CDS encoding phosphopantetheine-binding protein, which produces MATKEKLKQMLVEELNLEDMTPEDIDDDAPLFGEGLGLDSLDAVELVVLVQKNFGVEIKDMEEGRPALQSVNSLVSFIDSKRTA; this is translated from the coding sequence ATGGCGACCAAGGAAAAGCTCAAGCAGATGTTGGTGGAAGAACTCAACCTCGAAGATATGACGCCCGAGGATATCGATGACGATGCCCCTCTTTTCGGCGAGGGACTGGGCCTCGACTCCCTGGACGCGGTTGAATTGGTGGTTCTGGTCCAGAAAAATTTCGGTGTTGAAATCAAGGATATGGAGGAAGGCCGCCCGGCTTTGCAGTCCGTAAATAGCCTTGTGTCCTTTATTGATTCAAAGCGCACGGCATGA
- a CDS encoding lysophospholipid acyltransferase family protein, whose product MSLALGKSLIDRAVVGILGPSSTGVTLKGRDELLALLDEGKGLILVAAHVGSWQTTMAALDFLKQPVSLLMQKEEGDIDRHYFEHGGRESPFRIIDPRGYLGGALEMLEVLKRGEILSVMGDRLLGSDRSAVSVDFLGAPARFPFSAYKLASATGAPIGVLLSAKVGVDQYELSLARVIRVPGNLRRSPQSFIPYVKEFSEALEDYARQYPYQFFNFFDMWDTQLPPADGISSQDEKEL is encoded by the coding sequence ATGAGCCTGGCGTTGGGAAAATCGCTGATTGACCGGGCCGTGGTTGGCATTTTAGGCCCCTCGTCAACGGGGGTGACCCTCAAAGGGCGCGATGAACTGCTTGCCCTGTTGGACGAGGGAAAAGGATTGATTCTGGTTGCCGCTCATGTCGGATCCTGGCAGACAACCATGGCTGCGCTGGATTTTCTTAAGCAGCCGGTCAGTTTGCTGATGCAGAAGGAAGAGGGCGATATCGACCGGCATTATTTCGAGCATGGCGGCAGGGAAAGCCCTTTTCGGATTATTGATCCACGTGGCTACCTGGGGGGCGCCCTGGAAATGCTGGAAGTACTCAAGCGGGGAGAGATTCTTTCCGTCATGGGCGATCGCCTGCTTGGCAGTGACCGCAGCGCCGTATCGGTTGATTTTCTCGGCGCTCCGGCGCGATTTCCGTTCAGCGCCTATAAATTGGCATCCGCCACGGGGGCTCCGATCGGCGTTCTGTTGTCAGCCAAAGTCGGCGTCGATCAATACGAACTGAGCCTGGCGCGCGTGATCAGGGTTCCCGGCAACCTGCGGCGTAGCCCTCAATCTTTTATCCCTTATGTAAAGGAGTTTTCCGAGGCTTTGGAAGACTATGCACGGCAATATCCTTATCAGTTTTTTAATTTTTTCGACATGTGGGACACGCAGCTTCCCCCTGCGGACGGGATAAGTTCCCAGGATGAAAAGGAGTTATAA